A genome region from Anastrepha obliqua isolate idAnaObli1 chromosome 4, idAnaObli1_1.0, whole genome shotgun sequence includes the following:
- the LOC129244469 gene encoding leptin receptor gene-related protein, producing MTFLILACAVPQPKIFYPFFVLLFYVLSVLPVFVAKRFNQSNDTNPKTEFALFLCAGMVLSAFAFPIVLAHSQVITWTAATLTLISNVINYLTIFGYSMRDSEFDAPYGGMF from the exons ATGACTTTCCTCATATTGGCGTGTGCTGTGCCGCAACCCAAGATTTTCTATCCGTTCTTCGTCTTATTATTCTACGTTCTGTCCGTTTTGCCAGTATTCGTGGCGAAACGCTTTAATCAAAGCAATGATACTAATCCAAAGACAGAGTTTGCCCTATTCCTTTGCGCTGGCATGGTGCTTAGTGCCTTCGCTTTTCCCATCGTTTTGGCGCATAGTCAAGTG ATCACTTGGACGGCAGCCACACTTACTTTAATAAGTAATGTTATTAATTACTTAACCATATTCGGCTATTCAATGAGAGACAGCGAATTCGATGCTCCGTACGGTGGAATGTTCTAA